One genomic segment of Cystobacter ferrugineus includes these proteins:
- a CDS encoding class I SAM-dependent methyltransferase, which produces MAGNDTRGRTPLSLVGQEPDLLFYTRHAQAQGGPVLVLGAANGRVPWTLAQAGLTVLGVDPSERMIHAAEEVRASESPEVSGRVRLLHADLRSLRLEERFPLVLAPQHALGLMASHEDLEAFLATVRHHLRPEGLFIYDVLNPPVEPGRPSDEEPGAALEPRRPVFSFHLRERKQPGTPSGIHRLRFKPFSWEELEGAMKACGLTPRERYGGFDGKPFDPADAHHIGVVDG; this is translated from the coding sequence ATGGCCGGAAACGACACGCGCGGCCGCACGCCGCTGTCCCTGGTCGGGCAGGAGCCCGATCTCCTCTTCTATACGCGCCACGCCCAGGCCCAGGGGGGGCCGGTGCTCGTGCTGGGCGCGGCCAACGGGCGGGTGCCCTGGACGCTGGCCCAGGCGGGCCTGACGGTACTCGGCGTGGACCCCTCCGAGCGGATGATCCACGCGGCCGAGGAGGTGCGCGCCTCGGAGTCGCCCGAGGTGTCGGGCCGGGTGCGGCTGCTGCACGCGGACCTGCGCTCGCTGCGGTTGGAGGAGCGCTTCCCCCTGGTGCTCGCGCCGCAACACGCCCTGGGGCTCATGGCGTCGCACGAGGACCTGGAGGCCTTCCTGGCCACGGTGCGCCACCACCTGCGGCCCGAGGGGCTCTTCATCTACGACGTGCTCAACCCGCCCGTCGAGCCTGGCCGGCCCTCGGACGAGGAGCCGGGCGCCGCGCTCGAGCCGCGCCGGCCCGTCTTCTCCTTCCACCTGCGCGAGCGCAAGCAGCCCGGTACCCCCTCGGGCATCCACCGCCTCAGGTTCAAGCCCTTCTCGTGGGAAGAGCTGGAGGGGGCGATGAAGGCCTGTGGGCTCACGCCCCGCGAGCGCTACGGAGGGTTCGACGGCAAGCCGTTCGATCCAGCCGATGCGCACCACATCGGCGTGGTGGATGGGTGA
- a CDS encoding response regulator transcription factor, whose translation MSDKPRRILVVEDDLAILTGLSMNLRFEGYDILQAQDGRQGLARALDDAPDLVVLDVMLPELNGFEVLKELRQRGRDTPVVVLSAKGAEMDKIVGLNLGADDYVVKPFGLQELLARIKAVLRRRYPSAGQAPPVGFGDVQVDLTAKTVTRAGQPVELTAQEFKLLAHFLAHPGRTFSREELLSAAWGYAYEGSARTVDNFMRQLRLKLEPDPESPVHFLTVRGLGYRFDR comes from the coding sequence ATGAGCGACAAGCCACGACGCATCCTGGTGGTGGAGGACGACCTGGCCATCCTCACCGGCCTCTCCATGAACCTGCGCTTCGAGGGCTATGACATCCTCCAGGCCCAGGATGGCCGACAGGGACTCGCGCGCGCGCTCGACGACGCGCCGGACCTCGTGGTGCTGGACGTGATGCTGCCCGAGCTCAACGGCTTCGAGGTCCTCAAGGAGCTGCGCCAGCGCGGCCGGGACACCCCCGTCGTCGTGCTCAGCGCCAAGGGCGCCGAGATGGACAAGATCGTCGGGCTCAACCTCGGCGCGGACGACTACGTGGTCAAACCCTTCGGGCTCCAGGAGCTGCTCGCGCGCATCAAGGCCGTGCTGCGCCGGCGCTACCCGTCCGCCGGCCAGGCTCCCCCCGTGGGCTTCGGCGACGTGCAGGTGGACCTGACGGCCAAGACCGTGACCCGCGCCGGCCAGCCCGTGGAGCTCACCGCGCAGGAGTTCAAGCTGCTCGCCCACTTCCTCGCGCACCCGGGACGCACCTTCAGCCGAGAGGAGCTGCTCAGCGCCGCCTGGGGCTACGCCTACGAGGGCAGCGCGCGCACCGTGGACAACTTCATGCGCCAGCTCCGGCTCAAGCTGGAGCCGGACCCCGAGTCCCCCGTGCACTTCCTCACCGTGCGCGGCCTCGGCTACCGCTTCGATCGCTGA
- a CDS encoding alpha/beta hydrolase, protein MTRPSSAPSRASWLLFALGLLLGLLAVLLFVTACIIGASASGWGYVVGGLLLSVGLLTKRWRRWRGLTRAGLGLLLLVIGARLLLTERRDLRTLRLPDEGSRWVNRLVEERDGTRLAAHVLLRSGRIPRADARDFVPALEAAFARLRDAQGPVATPAVATWLGLQSPESFDAVVIPPPGQAAPETAVVFLHGYAGNFAVYCWQMARSAQAISALTVCPSVGPAGDWGSHRGEDTLERTYAWLVKRGVRRVYLGGLSNGGVGASVLVRRAAHPGLELRGMMLLSGAETKAPLPRVPMLLVQGKRDTMMPARLMRELARRAGRLATYVEVDSGHFAFLDRHEACEKAIASWLLDRERQARP, encoded by the coding sequence TCTCTTGGCCGTCCTCCTCTTCGTGACGGCCTGCATCATCGGAGCATCCGCCTCGGGTTGGGGATACGTGGTGGGTGGGCTCCTGCTCTCGGTGGGGTTGCTCACGAAACGCTGGAGGCGATGGCGGGGACTGACCCGGGCGGGACTCGGTCTGCTGCTGCTCGTCATCGGGGCGCGACTCCTGCTGACGGAGCGGCGGGACCTGCGCACCCTCCGACTGCCGGACGAGGGCTCCCGGTGGGTGAACCGGCTCGTCGAGGAACGGGATGGAACACGCCTGGCGGCCCATGTGCTCCTGCGCTCCGGGCGAATCCCCCGCGCGGACGCTCGCGACTTCGTACCCGCCCTGGAAGCGGCCTTCGCCCGGCTGCGCGACGCGCAGGGCCCGGTCGCCACGCCCGCCGTCGCGACCTGGCTCGGACTGCAATCACCCGAGTCCTTCGATGCCGTCGTCATCCCGCCCCCGGGGCAAGCCGCGCCCGAAACCGCCGTGGTGTTCCTCCACGGCTACGCCGGCAACTTCGCCGTCTATTGCTGGCAGATGGCGCGCTCGGCCCAGGCCATCTCCGCGCTCACCGTCTGTCCTTCGGTGGGCCCAGCGGGGGATTGGGGCTCACACCGGGGCGAGGACACCCTCGAACGGACCTACGCCTGGCTCGTCAAGCGCGGGGTCCGGCGGGTGTACCTCGGGGGCCTGTCCAACGGAGGCGTGGGCGCGAGTGTCCTCGTGCGGCGGGCCGCGCATCCGGGACTGGAACTCCGGGGCATGATGCTGCTCTCCGGAGCCGAGACAAAGGCCCCCCTGCCCCGGGTCCCCATGCTCCTGGTCCAGGGGAAGCGCGACACCATGATGCCCGCGCGCCTGATGCGCGAGCTCGCCCGGCGCGCGGGCCGCCTCGCCACCTACGTCGAGGTCGACAGCGGTCACTTCGCCTTCCTCGACCGCCATGAGGCCTGTGAGAAGGCCATCGCCTCGTGGTTGCTCGACAGGGAGCGGCAGGCTCGCCCCTGA